From the genome of Solidesulfovibrio carbinolicus, one region includes:
- a CDS encoding acyltransferase, with the protein MNARHSSPAHASRPNPDRKPWIDWLRAVAAFAVVVIHVTAPLYAQIATLHRTDWWIANVVNCAMRFAVPLFVMLAGALLLGHNEDAAAFYGKRAARLLPAFIFWSVFYLLFAWATGGDGLDMQERFVNAVLVTGATYYHLWYLPMFFGLMLVHPFLNAWLLGRRPERADLVAFFAVVAFFAALHQAAELIEAVKGLRLEWAGAFAWFVGCYAAGYVLETRLNRRLPNLLLGGVFVAVVAAGALGNFALVMATGLVQRQYLLPDSGVAVLAMTAALFCLFRQNAASLPQSRFVAATAEASFGVYLIHPIFLYVLDHALPLPQRAAGWYVPLAALGVFLASLGTITALRRIPLFRSIC; encoded by the coding sequence TCTCGGCCCAATCCCGACCGCAAGCCCTGGATCGACTGGCTGCGGGCCGTGGCCGCCTTTGCCGTGGTGGTCATCCATGTCACCGCGCCGCTCTACGCCCAAATCGCGACCCTGCACCGCACCGACTGGTGGATCGCCAACGTCGTCAACTGCGCCATGCGCTTTGCCGTACCGCTTTTCGTCATGCTGGCCGGCGCGCTGCTGCTCGGCCATAACGAGGACGCCGCCGCCTTCTACGGCAAACGCGCCGCCCGCCTGCTGCCCGCGTTCATCTTCTGGAGCGTGTTCTATCTGCTCTTTGCCTGGGCCACGGGCGGCGACGGCCTGGATATGCAGGAGCGCTTCGTCAATGCCGTGCTGGTCACCGGCGCGACCTATTATCACTTGTGGTATCTGCCCATGTTTTTCGGGCTGATGCTCGTCCATCCCTTTTTAAACGCCTGGCTCCTCGGCCGACGGCCCGAACGGGCCGATCTGGTCGCCTTTTTCGCGGTGGTCGCCTTTTTCGCGGCCCTGCATCAGGCGGCGGAACTCATCGAGGCCGTTAAGGGCCTGCGCCTGGAATGGGCCGGGGCCTTTGCCTGGTTCGTGGGCTGCTACGCGGCCGGCTACGTGCTCGAAACGCGCCTGAACCGGCGGTTGCCCAATCTGTTGCTGGGCGGCGTTTTTGTGGCCGTCGTGGCCGCCGGGGCGCTGGGCAATTTCGCCCTGGTCATGGCCACGGGACTGGTCCAGCGGCAGTATCTGCTGCCGGATTCCGGCGTTGCCGTCCTGGCCATGACCGCGGCGCTGTTCTGCCTATTCCGGCAAAACGCCGCTTCGTTGCCCCAAAGCCGGTTCGTTGCCGCGACGGCCGAGGCGAGCTTTGGCGTCTACCTCATCCATCCGATCTTTTTGTACGTCCTCGACCACGCCCTGCCCCTGCCCCAGCGGGCGGCTGGCTGGTACGTGCCGTTGGCGGCGCTAGGCGTCTTCCTCGCCTCCCTCGGCACCATTACGGCCCTGCGCCGCATCCCGCTTTTCCGGTCCATCTGCTGA
- a CDS encoding alpha-keto acid decarboxylase family protein, protein MPQTVIELLMSRLKAIGVTDVFGVPGDFSFALNDAIDDDPDMRWIGCTNELNAAYAADGYARVRGKAALCTTYGVGELSAICGVAGSYTEHLPVFHLVGMPSISTQRLGRVVHHTLGDGQFDAFAAMAKPVACASAILTAENAACQIERCIEAGLTRNRPVYMALPQDQANKALPGEYVCAPEAPVSDPAVLAACLEAMAEKFAGAGTAVVLAGYLIARLGLRQTARELLERTGLPFATMFMDKTALDETLPGYVGLYDGRIMNPEVRDFVESCDLVLNLGAHWSDFNTGAFTAHIDQSRMIAVMQHEVRVGYATFPNVEMRDVLAGLDRLLPAKTISHPRAKGLGEPKGAPNDPITPDYLYPRWEKFLRPGDIVMAETGTVSMGLGFALMPEGAEFFNQTLWGAIGWATPAAFGAALGAPQRRTLLFTGEGAHQMTVQELGQFGLHGLKPIVFCLNNDGYLIERLLCKNPMSSYNDLAPWKYAELPAAFGLSDWFCAKVTTNAELEAAMAKAETCGTGAYIEVVMDRMAASPLAQKLGESIKTLYASAK, encoded by the coding sequence ATGCCCCAGACCGTCATCGAACTGCTCATGTCGCGCCTCAAGGCCATCGGCGTCACCGACGTCTTCGGCGTGCCCGGCGATTTCTCCTTTGCCTTAAACGACGCCATTGACGACGATCCGGACATGCGCTGGATCGGCTGCACCAACGAACTCAACGCCGCCTACGCCGCCGACGGCTATGCCCGGGTACGCGGCAAGGCCGCGCTGTGCACCACCTACGGCGTGGGCGAGCTGTCGGCCATCTGCGGCGTGGCCGGCTCCTACACCGAACATCTGCCCGTGTTCCATCTGGTCGGGATGCCCAGCATCTCCACCCAGCGCCTGGGCCGGGTGGTCCACCACACTCTGGGCGACGGCCAGTTCGACGCCTTTGCCGCCATGGCCAAGCCCGTGGCCTGCGCCAGCGCCATTTTGACCGCCGAAAACGCCGCCTGCCAGATCGAACGCTGCATCGAGGCGGGACTGACCCGCAACCGGCCGGTCTACATGGCCCTGCCCCAGGATCAGGCCAACAAGGCCTTGCCAGGGGAGTACGTCTGCGCCCCGGAAGCACCGGTAAGCGATCCGGCCGTTCTGGCCGCCTGCCTGGAGGCCATGGCCGAGAAATTCGCCGGGGCCGGCACGGCCGTGGTCCTGGCCGGTTACCTCATCGCCCGGCTGGGGCTACGCCAGACCGCCCGGGAGCTGCTGGAGCGGACCGGGTTGCCTTTTGCCACCATGTTCATGGACAAAACGGCCCTGGACGAGACGCTGCCCGGCTATGTCGGACTCTACGACGGGCGCATCATGAACCCGGAAGTGCGCGATTTCGTTGAGAGCTGCGACCTGGTGCTCAACCTCGGGGCGCACTGGAGCGATTTCAACACCGGAGCCTTTACCGCCCACATCGACCAAAGCCGCATGATCGCCGTCATGCAGCACGAGGTGCGGGTGGGCTACGCCACCTTCCCCAACGTCGAAATGCGCGATGTCCTGGCCGGGCTGGACCGCCTTTTGCCGGCCAAGACTATTAGCCACCCCCGGGCCAAGGGCCTGGGCGAACCCAAGGGCGCTCCGAATGATCCCATCACCCCGGATTACCTCTATCCGCGCTGGGAAAAATTCCTGCGCCCGGGCGACATCGTCATGGCCGAGACCGGCACGGTGTCCATGGGGCTGGGGTTTGCGCTGATGCCCGAGGGGGCGGAATTTTTCAACCAGACCTTGTGGGGGGCCATCGGCTGGGCCACGCCGGCCGCCTTTGGCGCGGCCCTTGGCGCGCCGCAGCGCCGTACGCTGCTTTTCACCGGCGAAGGCGCGCACCAGATGACCGTGCAGGAGCTGGGGCAATTCGGCCTGCATGGGCTTAAGCCCATCGTCTTTTGCCTCAACAACGACGGCTATCTGATTGAGCGCCTGCTGTGCAAGAACCCCATGAGTTCCTACAACGACCTGGCTCCCTGGAAGTACGCCGAGCTTCCGGCCGCCTTTGGGTTGTCGGACTGGTTTTGCGCCAAGGTCACGACCAACGCCGAGTTGGAAGCGGCCATGGCCAAGGCTGAAACCTGCGGCACGGGAGCCTACATCGAAGTGGTCATGGACCGCATGGCCGCCTCGCCCCTGGCCCAGAAGCTCGGGGAGTCCATCAAGACGCTCTACGCCAGCGCCAAATAA
- a CDS encoding PAS domain-containing hybrid sensor histidine kinase/response regulator, with protein sequence MSRNGIPPGRRAGVRGWIDLHLYAMAMAALLTGLLLWWTNVSWRENFEAFPPVLEELQQVRVDTVKAYLAVERRMAGEQHVRLPDVDAFFEQAAQGCRDIARAMGQAEPGGEGQAGFQAFFESLDRYAAAIAAFRELSMGGIGALPDMRARLGVERQAAFAALEKQADALSETVRRRMDAGASRQTRLNNILFFAWISFLAFLAGSLAIAGSRRRKAEQAMLASEDKYRSLFDQARDAILVVDDDTGRILDCNRALATEWGYPPETLIGRTTEALGLTNPADDDAPASVLGQNGSLTTIRETRMRTAAGDERLVSVKSGRFRLGEAEVRLDIFRDITDLRREEEALRGREAMLRSLGDNLPDGVIYTLEVDTAGNHRFLYVSQGLERVLGLSVALALADAELVFARIVEDDRERLRQAESQSMATGEPFDVQARVLAPDGGVIWGQFRAAPRPGSGRVVLFDGFYFDVSALKRIEDDLRRAMVVAETASQSKSEFLANISHEIRTPLNGVLGMLQLLETADLGREEAGYVATALKSGRGLTRVLGDILDFSLLEAGAMVIKATPVDVRDVAADVLGALSIECRARGIEAGLVVAPDVPARVLTDGARLRQILFNLVGNAIKFTQAGSVRLDIALASRRGQAVVLLFTVADTGIGMPEDKLDDVFEPFTQVDGSLTRQFGGTGLGLGIVKRLLTLLGGFLAVESRVGVGTRIDFSLPCKLEQASKDAVVKARQAKTPEGPARVLVVEDDAVNRLATVAMLGKMGYTVEAVEDGDLALDVLAARSFDVVLMDIQMPRLSGDEAARRIRQGAHPGVDRHVPVIAVTAHALEGDKERYLACGMNDYLSKPVDVNLLREAVGRALAGRTGIGVA encoded by the coding sequence ATGAGCCGCAACGGCATCCCCCCCGGTCGTCGCGCTGGCGTACGTGGCTGGATTGATCTGCACCTGTATGCCATGGCCATGGCCGCCCTGCTGACCGGCCTGCTGTTGTGGTGGACCAATGTTTCCTGGCGGGAGAACTTCGAAGCCTTTCCTCCGGTGCTGGAAGAACTGCAGCAGGTGCGGGTCGATACGGTCAAAGCCTATCTGGCCGTGGAGCGGCGCATGGCCGGGGAGCAGCATGTTCGCCTGCCCGACGTGGACGCGTTTTTCGAACAAGCCGCCCAGGGGTGCCGCGACATCGCCAGGGCCATGGGCCAGGCCGAGCCCGGGGGCGAGGGGCAGGCCGGTTTTCAGGCGTTTTTCGAAAGCCTGGACCGGTATGCCGCCGCCATTGCCGCCTTTCGCGAGCTGTCCATGGGCGGTATAGGGGCCTTGCCCGATATGCGGGCGCGGCTTGGCGTCGAGCGTCAGGCCGCCTTCGCCGCCCTGGAAAAACAGGCCGACGCCCTGAGCGAAACCGTGCGCCGGCGCATGGACGCCGGCGCCAGCCGGCAAACCCGCCTCAACAACATCCTCTTTTTCGCCTGGATCTCCTTCCTGGCCTTTCTGGCCGGCAGTCTGGCCATCGCCGGCTCCCGCCGCCGCAAGGCCGAACAGGCCATGCTGGCCAGCGAAGACAAATACCGCAGCCTGTTCGATCAGGCTCGCGACGCCATCCTGGTCGTCGATGACGACACGGGACGCATCCTCGACTGCAACCGGGCCTTGGCCACCGAATGGGGCTACCCGCCGGAAACCCTCATCGGCCGCACCACCGAGGCCCTGGGCCTGACCAACCCGGCCGACGACGACGCCCCGGCCTCGGTGCTTGGCCAAAACGGCAGCCTCACCACCATCCGGGAAACCCGGATGCGCACGGCCGCCGGCGACGAGCGCCTGGTATCCGTCAAGTCCGGGCGGTTTCGCTTGGGCGAGGCCGAGGTGCGCCTGGACATCTTTCGGGACATCACCGACCTGCGCCGCGAAGAGGAGGCGCTTCGCGGCCGCGAGGCCATGCTGCGAAGCCTGGGCGACAATCTCCCCGACGGCGTCATCTACACCCTGGAAGTGGACACGGCCGGCAACCACCGCTTCCTCTACGTGAGCCAGGGCCTGGAACGCGTCCTGGGGCTGTCCGTGGCCCTGGCCCTGGCCGACGCCGAGCTGGTCTTTGCCCGAATCGTCGAAGACGACCGCGAGCGTCTGCGCCAGGCCGAGAGCCAGAGCATGGCCACGGGCGAGCCGTTCGACGTTCAGGCCCGCGTCCTGGCTCCGGACGGCGGCGTGATCTGGGGGCAGTTCCGGGCCGCGCCGCGCCCGGGAAGCGGCCGGGTGGTGCTCTTTGACGGCTTTTACTTCGATGTCAGCGCGCTGAAGCGCATCGAGGACGACCTGCGCCGGGCCATGGTCGTGGCCGAGACGGCCAGCCAATCCAAAAGCGAGTTTCTCGCCAACATCAGCCACGAGATCCGAACACCGCTTAACGGGGTGCTCGGCATGCTCCAACTCCTCGAAACCGCCGACCTCGGCCGCGAGGAGGCCGGCTATGTGGCCACGGCCCTGAAAAGCGGCCGGGGGCTGACCCGGGTGCTCGGCGACATCCTCGATTTCAGCCTGCTGGAAGCCGGAGCCATGGTCATCAAAGCCACGCCTGTGGACGTGCGCGACGTGGCGGCCGATGTGCTTGGGGCGCTATCCATCGAATGTCGGGCCAGGGGGATTGAGGCCGGGCTGGTCGTGGCCCCGGATGTGCCGGCCCGAGTGCTGACCGACGGCGCGCGGCTGCGCCAGATACTGTTCAATCTGGTCGGCAACGCAATCAAATTCACCCAGGCCGGTTCGGTGCGCCTGGACATCGCCCTGGCTTCGCGGCGCGGCCAGGCGGTGGTGCTCCTTTTCACCGTGGCCGACACTGGCATCGGCATGCCCGAGGACAAGCTCGACGACGTGTTCGAGCCGTTCACCCAGGTTGACGGTTCCTTGACCCGGCAATTTGGCGGCACGGGCCTGGGGCTTGGCATCGTCAAGCGCCTGCTGACGCTGCTTGGCGGTTTTCTCGCCGTGGAAAGCCGGGTGGGCGTAGGCACCCGCATCGATTTTTCCCTGCCATGCAAACTGGAGCAAGCCTCGAAGGATGCGGTGGTCAAGGCGCGGCAGGCGAAAACGCCGGAAGGCCCAGCCCGGGTGCTGGTGGTCGAGGACGACGCCGTCAACCGTCTGGCCACGGTCGCCATGCTCGGCAAAATGGGCTATACGGTCGAGGCCGTGGAAGACGGCGATCTGGCTCTGGACGTCCTGGCCGCGCGTTCCTTCGATGTGGTGCTCATGGATATCCAGATGCCGCGCCTAAGCGGCGACGAGGCGGCCCGGCGCATCCGGCAAGGCGCGCATCCGGGCGTTGACCGGCATGTGCCCGTCATCGCCGTCACCGCCCATGCCCTGGAGGGCGACAAGGAACGCTATCTCGCCTGCGGCATGAACGATTACCTGTCCAAGCCCGTGGACGTGAATCTCTTGCGCGAGGCCGTGGGCCGGGCCCTGGCCGGCCGCACGGGAATTGGTGTAGCCTGA
- a CDS encoding transporter substrate-binding domain-containing protein, protein MNKIWGYIAVTLFFAAGTLLALAYLRSGSVQPSPPWAGGEIRVGYSSEPPYAFRTPAGEVTGVGPETAKAVLARLGAPRIRWVLLDFGQALAALEAGQIDLLANGLFITPERAARVLFSLPYARVGQGLLVRQGNPRKLASYEDVAAAPDAVAAVLDGSVEETALLAMGLPRQRLFVVPDPGAGLAAVRSGRADCLALSGPTVRWLAGESQGEAEEAQPFAQPAALPAGESAFALRKADARLAEGMDVALREVVGSDALAARIKPLGFERQNQPLWSLSR, encoded by the coding sequence ATGAACAAAATCTGGGGCTACATCGCCGTAACGCTGTTTTTCGCCGCGGGCACGCTCCTGGCTCTGGCCTATCTCCGTTCCGGTTCCGTCCAGCCATCGCCGCCCTGGGCCGGCGGGGAGATCCGGGTGGGGTATTCCAGCGAGCCGCCCTACGCCTTCCGAACGCCGGCTGGCGAGGTCACGGGCGTCGGGCCGGAGACCGCCAAGGCCGTGCTGGCCCGGCTTGGCGCCCCGCGCATCCGCTGGGTGCTGCTGGATTTCGGCCAGGCCCTGGCCGCCCTGGAAGCCGGACAAATCGATCTGCTCGCCAACGGACTTTTCATCACCCCGGAACGGGCCGCGCGCGTGCTCTTCAGCCTGCCCTACGCCCGGGTCGGCCAGGGCCTTTTGGTACGGCAGGGCAATCCCCGGAAGTTGGCCTCCTACGAAGACGTCGCGGCGGCCCCGGACGCCGTCGCCGCCGTTCTCGACGGCTCCGTGGAAGAAACCGCCTTGCTCGCCATGGGCCTGCCCAGACAGCGCCTGTTCGTGGTCCCCGACCCTGGCGCGGGACTGGCCGCCGTGCGTTCGGGCCGGGCCGACTGCCTGGCCCTGTCCGGTCCCACCGTGCGCTGGCTGGCCGGCGAGAGCCAGGGCGAGGCCGAAGAAGCCCAGCCCTTTGCCCAGCCAGCGGCCCTGCCGGCCGGGGAGAGCGCCTTTGCCCTGCGCAAGGCCGACGCCCGCCTGGCCGAGGGCATGGACGTCGCCCTGCGGGAAGTGGTCGGCTCCGACGCCCTGGCCGCCCGCATCAAGCCCCTGGGCTTTGAACGGCAAAACCAGCCGCTCTGGAGCCTGTCCCGATGA
- a CDS encoding MoaD/ThiS family protein, whose product MPIDLRCFATLAPLMPANAGAFPIAPGETALELVRRLDIPLEEIKLVFVNGAAASLDTVLADGDRVGIFPPVGGG is encoded by the coding sequence ATGCCCATCGACCTGCGCTGTTTCGCCACCCTGGCCCCGCTCATGCCGGCCAATGCCGGCGCGTTTCCCATCGCCCCCGGGGAGACCGCCCTGGAACTGGTCCGACGTCTGGACATTCCCCTGGAAGAAATCAAGCTCGTGTTCGTCAACGGCGCGGCCGCGTCCCTGGACACCGTGCTGGCCGACGGCGACCGGGTCGGCATCTTTCCGCCCGTGGGCGGCGGCTGA
- a CDS encoding DUF3795 domain-containing protein has product MTEEAALQERIAPCGLDCGRCLDNPDSPIGRLSRELARELGGFGQRAAFFARLDPVFNAYAAFEGVLERLGKGGCSGCRTGNCLLGDCRVKDCTRERGVGYCFQCPDFDGCDPGLPPGLAERWRDNNRRMAAMGLAAYCAWQAGRPRY; this is encoded by the coding sequence ATGACCGAAGAAGCCGCGTTGCAAGAGCGCATCGCCCCGTGCGGCCTGGACTGCGGCCGTTGCCTGGACAACCCGGACAGCCCCATCGGCCGGCTGTCCCGGGAGCTGGCCCGGGAACTGGGCGGCTTTGGCCAGCGGGCGGCCTTTTTTGCCCGGCTCGATCCGGTGTTTAACGCCTACGCCGCTTTCGAGGGGGTCCTTGAACGCCTGGGCAAGGGCGGCTGCTCGGGCTGCCGCACGGGCAACTGTCTGCTGGGCGACTGCCGGGTCAAGGACTGCACCCGGGAGCGGGGCGTGGGCTATTGTTTTCAGTGCCCGGATTTTGACGGCTGCGACCCGGGGTTGCCGCCGGGACTGGCCGAACGTTGGCGCGACAACAACCGGCGCATGGCCGCAATGGGGCTGGCCGCCTATTGCGCCTGGCAGGCCGGCCGTCCGCGTTACTGA
- a CDS encoding acyltransferase family protein yields MNLGQETPARSWQLDALRLAGVLAVVVQHAAVAYSAYVPWWYVRDPAKSALADLLLLVCDGATMPLLFGVAGYFALPSLGRRGLGGFLAGRARRLVVPLVGLTLFFCPIIAYIDYRDKGGLDGFWVHWLAIVPTALDWRFMLFASADAAKVSQTLLWSFHLWFLAMLFVFCLVLAAARLAAGPGLTRRGSWGAWSLGRIGLLALGVGLAAGVGQLACPDAAWARLGPFLVFQPTRLPLYAGFFLLGASFWKRGWSADYGLPGRTWVWGLAFVFTLAAMARTGGEAMQAWASGAPSVPLSLAHGLARTAFALAATALAVALVGRARAGSVWRRPGLSRTSFDLYLYHFPPVVVLQYGLCGTAVPVVAKIAVCSALPILVCLGTTRLCGRRAWTRPALIGLAFVGCAVFWG; encoded by the coding sequence ATGAACTTGGGCCAGGAAACACCTGCTCGGTCTTGGCAGCTTGATGCCCTGCGGTTGGCCGGGGTCCTGGCCGTGGTGGTCCAGCACGCCGCCGTGGCCTACAGCGCCTACGTGCCCTGGTGGTATGTGCGCGATCCGGCCAAGAGCGCCCTGGCGGACCTCCTTTTGCTGGTCTGCGACGGCGCGACCATGCCGCTGCTTTTCGGCGTGGCCGGGTATTTCGCCCTGCCGTCCCTTGGCCGGCGCGGCCTGGGCGGCTTTCTGGCCGGCCGGGCCAGGCGGCTCGTCGTGCCGCTGGTTGGGCTGACGCTCTTTTTCTGCCCGATCATCGCCTACATCGACTATCGCGACAAAGGCGGCCTGGACGGCTTTTGGGTCCACTGGCTGGCCATCGTGCCAACGGCCTTGGATTGGCGGTTCATGCTGTTCGCCAGCGCCGACGCGGCCAAGGTGTCCCAGACGCTTCTGTGGTCGTTTCACCTGTGGTTTTTGGCCATGTTGTTCGTCTTTTGCCTGGTTCTGGCAGCGGCGCGGCTGGCGGCCGGTCCCGGGCTGACCCGTCGTGGAAGTTGGGGGGCATGGAGCTTGGGCCGCATTGGCCTGCTGGCCCTGGGCGTTGGGCTGGCGGCCGGAGTCGGGCAGCTGGCCTGCCCGGACGCGGCCTGGGCCAGACTCGGGCCGTTTCTGGTGTTCCAGCCCACGAGGCTGCCGCTCTATGCCGGATTCTTCCTGCTCGGCGCGTCTTTCTGGAAGCGCGGCTGGTCGGCCGATTATGGCCTGCCCGGCCGGACCTGGGTCTGGGGGCTGGCGTTTGTTTTCACCCTGGCCGCCATGGCCAGGACCGGCGGTGAGGCCATGCAGGCCTGGGCTTCCGGCGCGCCTTCAGTCCCGCTATCCCTGGCCCATGGCCTGGCTCGCACCGCTTTCGCCCTGGCCGCCACGGCCCTGGCCGTGGCCCTTGTCGGCCGGGCCAGGGCCGGGTCGGTCTGGCGGCGGCCGGGCTTGTCACGGACGTCGTTTGATTTGTACCTGTACCACTTCCCGCCGGTGGTGGTGCTGCAGTACGGGCTGTGCGGCACGGCCGTGCCGGTAGTGGCCAAGATCGCCGTCTGCAGCGCCCTGCCGATTCTCGTCTGCCTGGGGACAACCCGGCTGTGCGGTCGCCGGGCCTGGACCCGGCCGGCCCTGATCGGGCTGGCGTTTGTGGGCTGCGCCGTATTTTGGGGATAA
- a CDS encoding TetR/AcrR family transcriptional regulator: protein MDASEAGVKDKLFWAALRTFAAKGYKGATVRAVCQEAGGVNVSAVQYYYGGKDKLYQAVLEVLFTAADQRFRQRLLDEAKAGAEPEERLRLLIEVYCQVLFAHGEVGDAFLRLWAMELANPTPFLGDMAERHSRPQTLAMLGLMAEFAGPDAPVTTLVAMMSCVLGPCLYQALLWQNHQRIVPEHPPMAEHWPVFAEQCFRHALAGLRAVGQNRQGGAS, encoded by the coding sequence ATGGACGCCAGCGAGGCCGGGGTCAAGGACAAACTCTTTTGGGCCGCCCTGCGGACCTTTGCCGCCAAGGGCTACAAGGGGGCCACCGTGCGGGCCGTGTGCCAGGAGGCCGGCGGCGTCAACGTCAGCGCCGTGCAGTATTATTACGGCGGCAAGGACAAGCTGTATCAGGCCGTGCTGGAGGTGCTTTTTACCGCCGCCGACCAGCGTTTCCGCCAGCGCCTGCTGGACGAGGCCAAGGCCGGAGCCGAACCCGAGGAGCGTTTGCGGCTGCTTATTGAGGTCTATTGCCAGGTGCTATTTGCCCACGGCGAGGTCGGCGACGCCTTCCTGCGCCTGTGGGCCATGGAACTGGCCAATCCCACGCCTTTTCTCGGCGACATGGCCGAGCGCCACAGCCGGCCCCAGACCCTGGCCATGCTGGGGCTCATGGCCGAATTCGCCGGCCCGGACGCGCCCGTCACGACCCTGGTGGCCATGATGTCCTGCGTCCTGGGACCCTGCCTGTATCAGGCCCTTTTGTGGCAAAACCATCAGCGCATCGTGCCCGAACATCCGCCCATGGCCGAGCATTGGCCGGTGTTTGCCGAGCAGTGCTTCCGCCACGCCCTGGCCGGCTTGCGGGCCGTTGGCCAAAACCGCCAAGGAGGCGCGTCATGA
- a CDS encoding bactofilin family protein: protein MDKLTPPITSPNAARGSVMVAVIGTLILLGVLAAAIQKQFGASSSSMVTENRTDSAGYAASSGLAFAAVQKDSALAAMHTAGATTYTLGTGLTFTLTVGAKNTGTGKYPVTVVGTSSPGTGLEANAYMSASITPAASSNTNTGGVSDYVMSTGGTAKVAGYVAGDVLADTVTLQGGSTVAGSLTTTSTTTPLVISGGVTVGGTGEVICSNSSITVSGGSQVVNGTLYSQGDVTIDGGATVNGDIYAKGSVTVSGGSTVNGNIHSQASVSLTSAKIGSSTVKRYIYAGGTVTATGGSTIYVDIHSQTNIALQNITVYGNMYAKTGVTTDKNKTKFTGNTYTNPTAPTAPVACATYTAPTAPIFTATTTLPSNGDILLSAGNHYYKSFTRSNWTRYCLDVSSGDINIFVSGDAKITGEIYIKTASSNNCYTNRMSNINEAYASEAAKVFLYTGGEFTLSGGTNWFGTVLANGNIQPAGGSSIIGSLHSINGSVNPNSSWYEIKYVKSNYLSSH, encoded by the coding sequence ATGGACAAATTGACACCCCCCATCACCAGCCCGAATGCGGCGCGAGGCAGCGTCATGGTAGCCGTCATCGGCACGCTGATCCTTTTGGGCGTGCTGGCGGCGGCCATCCAGAAGCAGTTTGGCGCGTCGTCGAGTTCCATGGTGACGGAAAACCGCACCGACAGCGCCGGCTATGCCGCCTCTTCCGGCCTCGCGTTCGCGGCAGTGCAAAAAGACAGCGCCCTCGCGGCCATGCACACGGCCGGGGCCACCACCTACACCCTGGGCACCGGCCTCACCTTCACCCTGACCGTGGGCGCGAAAAACACCGGGACCGGAAAGTATCCGGTCACCGTGGTCGGCACGTCCAGCCCCGGCACGGGCCTTGAAGCCAACGCCTACATGTCGGCTTCCATCACGCCGGCGGCGTCGAGCAACACCAACACCGGAGGCGTGTCGGATTACGTCATGTCGACAGGCGGCACGGCCAAGGTGGCCGGCTATGTGGCCGGCGACGTCCTGGCCGACACCGTCACCCTGCAAGGCGGCTCCACGGTCGCCGGTTCCCTCACCACGACCTCGACCACCACGCCGCTGGTCATCAGCGGCGGCGTCACCGTGGGCGGCACGGGCGAGGTCATCTGTTCCAATTCGAGCATCACGGTAAGCGGCGGCTCCCAAGTGGTCAACGGCACGCTCTATTCCCAGGGCGACGTGACCATCGACGGCGGGGCCACGGTCAACGGCGACATCTACGCCAAGGGCAGCGTGACCGTCAGCGGCGGTTCCACCGTCAACGGCAACATCCACAGCCAAGCCTCGGTCAGCCTGACCAGCGCCAAGATTGGTTCTTCCACGGTCAAGCGCTACATCTACGCCGGGGGCACGGTGACCGCCACCGGCGGCTCGACCATCTATGTGGACATCCACAGCCAGACCAACATCGCCCTGCAAAACATCACCGTCTACGGCAACATGTACGCCAAGACCGGGGTCACCACTGATAAGAATAAAACAAAATTCACCGGCAACACCTACACCAACCCGACCGCGCCCACGGCTCCCGTGGCCTGCGCCACCTACACCGCGCCCACGGCGCCGATATTCACGGCGACGACAACACTCCCTTCTAATGGAGACATTTTGTTGTCCGCAGGAAATCACTACTACAAATCGTTCACGAGAAGCAATTGGACAAGATATTGTCTCGATGTCTCATCAGGCGACATCAATATATTTGTCTCAGGAGATGCCAAAATTACTGGCGAAATCTACATAAAGACAGCAAGCAGCAATAATTGCTACACCAACAGAATGAGCAACATTAACGAGGCATACGCTTCTGAAGCTGCGAAAGTCTTCCTCTACACAGGAGGAGAGTTCACATTAAGCGGTGGGACAAATTGGTTCGGCACGGTGCTGGCAAACGGCAACATCCAACCCGCCGGCGGTTCGTCCATCATCGGTTCGCTGCACAGCATCAACGGCTCGGTCAACCCCAACAGCAGTTGGTACGAGATCAAGTACGTCAAGTCGAACTACCTGAGCAGCCACTAA